In Streptomyces sp. NBC_01231, the sequence CGAGGGCTTCAAGCCCGGCCAGGTCGGTTCCTCCGCGATGCCGCACAAGATGAACACCCGCTCCTGCGAGCGCGTCAACGGCCTGATGGTCATTCTGCGCGGTTACGCGTCCATGACCGGCGAGCTGGCGGGCGACCAGTGGAACGAGGGGGACGTGTCCTGCTCGGTGGTGCGCCGAGTGGCACTGCCGGACGCGTTCTTCGCCCTGGACGGCCTGTTGGAGACGTTCCTGACCGTGCTCGACGAGTTCGGCGCGTTCCCGGCGGTGGTGGCGCGGGAGCTGGACCGCTATCTGCCGTTCCTCGCCACCACCAAGGTCCTGATGGGCGCGGTGCGCGCGGGTGTGGGCCGTGAGGTCGCACACGAGGCGATCAAGGAGAACGCGGTCGCCTCGGCGCTCGCGATGCGCGAGCAGGGTGCCGAGCGCAACGAGCTCCTCGACAAGCTGGCCGCCGACGCTCGCATTCCCCTGGGCCGCGCCGAGCTGGACGCGCTGATGGCCGACAAGCTGTCCTTCACGGGCGCCGCCGCCGACCAGGTCGGCGTCGTCGTCGGCCGGATCGAGGAGATCGCCAAGCAGCATCCGGAGGCCGCCGGCTACACCCCCGGAGCGATCCTCTGACCCGCTTCACCCCCGAGGAGCTGGAGGCCGCCCGCGACCGTCTCGTGCCGGACGTCGTCGCGGACGGCCTCAAGGTGCTGTTCTGCGGCATCAACCCCGGCCTGATGACGGCCGCGACGGGCCACCACTTCGCCCGTCCGGGGAACCGGTTCTGGCCGGTACTGCATCTGTCCGGGTTCACCTCGAGGCTTCTGAAGCCGTCGGAGCAGCGGGAGTTGCTGTCGTACGGGCTCGGCATCACCAACGTCGTGGCGCGGGCGACCGCGCGGGCCGACGAACTGGGCGCGGAGGAGTACCGGGAGGGCGGGCGCCTGCTGGCGCTCAAGGTGGCACGGCTGCGGCCCCGCCGGCTGGCCGTGGTCGGGGTCACCGCCTACCGGGCCGCCTTCGAC encodes:
- the mug gene encoding G/U mismatch-specific DNA glycosylase, yielding MPDVVADGLKVLFCGINPGLMTAATGHHFARPGNRFWPVLHLSGFTSRLLKPSEQRELLSYGLGITNVVARATARADELGAEEYREGGRLLALKVARLRPRRLAVVGVTAYRAAFDDRKARVGPQERTIGDTQVWVLPNPSGLNAHWTAQTMAEEFARLRLAAEAD